One segment of Solanum lycopersicum chromosome 1, SLM_r2.1 DNA contains the following:
- the LOC101260464 gene encoding uncharacterized protein: METIDFKSFVKKMNSMVANSLATDGISISDSNMISRLLAICEKNGYSFIKQTISSFIKQTISSKRRLPTFDEVCYVLYRYLKDPRGIVDSDPSSEHRLRGALEKMNRFGDVVGVTCNVGDIIDKAAKFNVPISTAVGSVASTAGAFGHLGLAIKAMCLVTYGGFKLWKGLSRK; encoded by the exons ATGGAGACCATCGATTTCAAgtcttttgtgaaaaaaatgaattccaTGGTAGCCAATTCTCTTGCGACGGACGGCATCTCTATATCAGATTCAAACATGATATCACGACTTTTAGCTATTTGTGAAAAGAATGGATATTCATTCATCAAGCAAACAATATCATCATTCATCAAGCAAACAATATCATCAAAGCGTCGTCTCCCCACTTTTGATGAGGTTTGCTACGTCTTGTACAGGTACCTCAAG GATCCTCGCGGTATTGTTGATTCAGACCCATCGTCGGAGCATCGTCTCCGTGGTGCGCTAGAAAAAATGAATAGGTTTGGTGATGTGGTTGGTGTAACATGTAATGTGGGTGATATAATAGATAAAGCAGCTAAATTCAATGTTCCCATTTCCACGGCAGTGGGCTCAGTGGCTTCTACGGCAGGTGCATTTGGTCATTTGGGCCTTGCAATTAAGGCAATGTGCCTTGTCACTTATGGTGGATTTAAACTTTGGAAGGGACTCTCACGCAAGTAA